AACATATTTTCCATCCAATTTTAAAGGTTCAATTGTCCGAGTTGACTTCCCTTTTAATGGAGAGTTATATTCAATACTTATGGATCTTTTCTTATTTATTGCCTCTCGTATCACTTTTTCAATACAAAACTCTTCTATTACTTCCGAGGCATCGGCCGGCGGCTCAACAACCTCTACCTGTTCATTTTTTTTCTCATATGTCTTCTCTTGATTAAATAATAGCTTGTCCCCTTTATTAATTATATGACCAGAGATTTTATATTTATTAATACTCTTCGCCATGTGCTCGCTAATCTCTTCCGTTACTCTCCTATATCCCAGAACTTTAGCTGTTTGCACTATCAAATCAGGCTCAGGAATACCGTACTCCATACTCAATACAAAAAGTGAAGCTTCTCCTATTTCCTCGTGGCATATTGAGGTGATTTTTTTACTTATACCCTCCACTCCTTCTCTGTTCCGGATTTTTGGAACCTCCATAGTATACGGCCAATAAAATTTATCTTTCACCTTGATGTCTTCGAATCTTTTCAATTTACTAACAGCTTTTTCCAATTTTTCTTTAATCCTTCTACCCACAGAGTTAAAGCCCCAGAACCGTGCTGCTCTGCGAAATGCCTCATCTTTGTGAATTGGTCCCTCGGTATTCACTACTAATTCTAGTTTTTCTGCTATTTCTGTTATGGTAATAGCATTGTAAAAATAAAGAGAATCACGAGAGTTAATTGTTCCTATTGTAGTAATTTCATATGAAGCTACTTGCTTGGATAATAGATTGGGCATTTCATATGGATGAGCATACTCTATTTCATACTCTTTTTTGCTCAGACTTTTTTTTTAAATACTCTATTCTGAGCTTTTTCTATCGCATCTAAAGCTTTTTCTAGTTCTTGTTTTGGGTTTTTAAACCAATCTGTTGACCATATGCGATATATGTTCCATCCAAGTTGTTCAAGAACTTGCTGTCTTAATCTGTCTCTATCTCGAGCTGTTTTACTCGAATGATAAGTTGCGCCATCACATTCGATCCCTAATATAAATTCTCCTGGCTTGTCTCTGTCAACCACAGCTAAATCTATTTTATACCCGGAACAACCTATTTGTTTTTTTACCTTAACGTGTTTCCTAGTTAAAGCATCATATACTGCTTCTTCAAATGGAGAATCTGCAACCGCATCATAATCTTCTGATATATCTTGAGTTAATACAGATTCACCTTTTTCAGCAAAATCTAAATACTTTTTAAATAGATGAACTCCATCACTGTTCGTCTTGCTTAAATCAAAGTCACTGCCTCTTATTGAAGAAAATATCTCGACTTTTTCTCTTGCCCTTGTAACAAGAACATTTAACCTTCTCTCTCCACCTGATTGATTTAATGGGCCAAAATTCATTGGTAGAGTCCCTGATGGATTTTTTCCGTATCCTACACTTATAAAAATAATATCTCTCTCATCCCCCTGTATGGTTTCTAGATTTTTTATAAAGAAATGCTCTTCCCTATCTTCATTAAAAAACTCTTCCAGAGTAGGATCATCTTTGCGCAGTTCTTCAACTGCATCTTCTATTGCAAATCTTTGTCTAACACTAAAGGTCCCAACTCCTAAACTTTTATCCGGATTGTTCCTGTAATGTTCAAATACAGCCTTGGCAATTTCTCTAGCTTCATCAAAGTTTGCTCCTACCTTACCACGCTCATAACGGGTATCAGGCAAGTAATGAAACTTGATTCCAAACTTTTCAGATTCTTGCTCCATGCTCGGAAAAGTATACAGACTATTGCTATATAAATGCTTGTTGGAAAAAGCTATAAGATGCTCATGTTTGCTCCTGTAATGCCACATCAACATACATTCAGGAAATCCTGACGTGGCACATTCGTCTAAAATGCTATCTAGATCTGTTTTTTTATAACCATCCATTTCCTCATCATCATCTTCCGGAGTCATAACTGCTGCTTCAAAGAAACTCGTAGGAGGTAACTGCTTATTATCTCCAGCAACAACTACATTATTACCTCTAATAATTGCTCCTATTGCATCTTCAGGGGGAATTTGACTTGCTTCGTCAAATATTACTAAATCAAAGTTATATAATGAAGGGTCTAAAAACTGGGAGACAGTAAGTGGCCCCATCATCAAACAAGGTTTTAAATCACATAAAATATTTGGTATTTCCTTAAATAATTTTCTAAGAGGTTTATGAGCTCTTCTCTTACGAGACTCTCTATCCAGAATTCCACGTTCAGAACCTGAAGAACCTTCCCACGAAGCATCAACTTTCCCACTTAGTCTATGTTTTAAACGGACTTTTGCTAAATCGATTTGCTTGGAATCATACTCACGAAATTGCTCTATTAAACGCTCGTGATTCATTCCTAAAAACTGTCTTAAAGATTTCCTTTCATAAAATGCGGCATCTATCCAACACCTTAAAAATTGACATTTAAATGTATCCGAAAACTGTTCGTGGGAAATATTATGTTTTTCGCAAATACTTAAGAAATCTTCAAATCCAAATTCATGACATCTTTTCAATGAATCCTGATAAGCTATCCATATACCAATACTTTCAATGCTTTCGGCCATACCCGTTATCTTCTTATCTAGTGATTCGAGTGGATAACTAAATAAATCGCTATTCAATCCGTCGGAAATATCGAATTTAATGTGATTGAAATATTCTTCTACAATATTCTGGTGCAACTCCCTATCTCTAATAAGATCTTTTCTCAAAATATTTATCTCTTTTACATCAAGTTCTCTATTCATAACCATGCTAAATATATCTTCTGTAAAATGGCCCTCTTCAATATGCTTATGAAATCTGACAACCCATTTTGAAAACTTTTCTAATTGGCTACCGTCTGAATCTCTAGCTACCCATAAATCACCAAAGATTTCACCTCCAAAATCGTCGGAAACATCGATGTTTTCTGCCCGCTTTTTTGCTTCACATATTTTCTTTAAATCCTCAATAATTTCTACATACTTAGGTTTGTATTTCTTATTCTTGTGCGGTTTAATTTTTCTTTTATTTTTAAGAAAAGAAGGAGATAAAAAATAAAGATAT
This region of Candidatus Ancaeobacter aquaticus genomic DNA includes:
- a CDS encoding DUF3320 domain-containing protein → MPNLLSKQVASYEITTIGTINSRDSLYFYNAITITEIAEKLELVVNTEGPIHKDEAFRRAARFWGFNSVGRRIKEKLEKAVSKLKRFEDIKVKDKFYWPYTMEVPKIRNREGVEGISKKITSICHEEIGEASLFVLSMEYGIPEPDLIVQTAKVLGYRRVTEEISEHMAKSINKYKISGHIINKGDKLLFNQEKTYEKKNEQVEVVEPPADASEVIEEFCIEKVIREAINKKRSISIEYNSPLKGKSTRTIEPLKLDGKYVRAYCHLVDANRTFRIDRIKRIEQYYFYS
- a CDS encoding DUF4011 domain-containing protein encodes the protein MEKIIADRVARWKNKLIDLTKRNRLVNFKPTKVTTVRIVDEQPPEVFATLVTKLKSMDFLSIPESEEEGEDEETEGVESVEEDKIETQTKKFKKYNKDNLEAKHIDIHLQTNLTTGQLAKNLFRIHSSAASVMEEQGYNVLFLAVGFLEWYESASSDVKIKSPLVLIPVELTRQSVKGVYKVNYNDEAILLNPALRQKLTLDFGISLDDLDDDVEKIDLLKVFSEIQDKVKHEERWSITNDIFLGLFSFAKFMMYKDLEAHFGSVLGNDVIQTICGQEIHNRESLDSLCSWDELKEEIKPQKTFQVLDADSSQQRAIAVVKKGNNLVIEGPPGTGKSQTIANIIAELLSEGKKVLFVSQKIAALEVVKNRLEAVGLGDFCLELHSRKANKKRVIEELAESLRKPKPPDHKHDQDLLKLENLKEELGDYARDVGTPFGALGMSPYKAMGIISSMTEIPDLEFIFKNVEQWDEKRFLLGRELLEKLSVNLSHINNPMLHPWYGTKLTTEFSYPEKIKIKELMNSVYEVNKKLQNNIQQLVEASHFKKPDTYREIEDLLDGTSVLAALPATAIELMKNSIWTELSVKIYDIVNDVKSFCDYKEWARDKYDLSILEEDVGVILKECKDCSEKYLYFLSPSFLKNKRKIKPHKNKKYKPKYVEIIEDLKKICEAKKRAENIDVSDDFGGEIFGDLWVARDSDGSQLEKFSKWVVRFHKHIEEGHFTEDIFSMVMNRELDVKEINILRKDLIRDRELHQNIVEEYFNHIKFDISDGLNSDLFSYPLESLDKKITGMAESIESIGIWIAYQDSLKRCHEFGFEDFLSICEKHNISHEQFSDTFKCQFLRCWIDAAFYERKSLRQFLGMNHERLIEQFREYDSKQIDLAKVRLKHRLSGKVDASWEGSSGSERGILDRESRKRRAHKPLRKLFKEIPNILCDLKPCLMMGPLTVSQFLDPSLYNFDLVIFDEASQIPPEDAIGAIIRGNNVVVAGDNKQLPPTSFFEAAVMTPEDDDEEMDGYKKTDLDSILDECATSGFPECMLMWHYRSKHEHLIAFSNKHLYSNSLYTFPSMEQESEKFGIKFHYLPDTRYERGKVGANFDEAREIAKAVFEHYRNNPDKSLGVGTFSVRQRFAIEDAVEELRKDDPTLEEFFNEDREEHFFIKNLETIQGDERDIIFISVGYGKNPSGTLPMNFGPLNQSGGERRLNVLVTRAREKVEIFSSIRGSDFDLSKTNSDGVHLFKKYLDFAEKGESVLTQDISEDYDAVADSPFEEAVYDALTRKHVKVKKQIGCSGYKIDLAVVDRDKPGEFILGIECDGATYHSSKTARDRDRLRQQVLEQLGWNIYRIWSTDWFKNPKQELEKALDAIEKAQNRVFKKKV